In the Pseudomonas orientalis genome, one interval contains:
- a CDS encoding rhodanese-like domain-containing protein — translation MVDHLIAFATAHYLLVGAFVILLALLIAHELSRGGRSLSTSELTALVNKDEAVVVDIRPAKDFATGHIVGALNIPQDKLIARLAELEKYKAKTIILVDAQGQHSGTHAREMLKSGFTAAKLSGGISSWRGDNLPLVK, via the coding sequence ATGGTTGATCACCTGATTGCATTTGCCACTGCCCACTATCTGCTCGTGGGTGCCTTCGTCATCCTGCTGGCGCTGCTGATCGCTCACGAATTGAGCCGTGGTGGCCGCAGCCTGAGCACATCGGAGCTGACCGCGCTGGTCAACAAGGATGAAGCCGTTGTCGTGGATATTCGCCCGGCCAAGGATTTCGCCACCGGCCATATCGTCGGTGCCTTGAACATTCCCCAGGACAAGCTGATCGCGCGCCTGGCCGAACTGGAAAAATACAAGGCCAAGACCATTATCCTGGTCGACGCCCAAGGCCAGCACTCCGGCACGCACGCCCGCGAGATGCTCAAGTCCGGTTTCACCGCCGCCAAGCTGTCCGGTGGCATCAGCAGCTGGCGTGGCGATAACCTGCCGTTGGTGAAGTGA
- the grxC gene encoding glutaredoxin 3: MSQVVVYSSDYCPYCIRAKQLLQSKKVAFEEIKVDGKPQVRAEMAQKAGRTSVPQIWIGARHIGGCDDLMALERAGKLDGLLSA, translated from the coding sequence ATGAGCCAGGTTGTCGTGTATTCCAGCGATTATTGCCCTTATTGCATTCGAGCCAAGCAGTTGCTCCAGAGCAAGAAGGTCGCCTTCGAAGAGATCAAGGTCGACGGCAAGCCTCAAGTGCGCGCCGAAATGGCCCAGAAAGCCGGCCGCACATCGGTGCCGCAGATCTGGATCGGCGCCAGGCATATCGGTGGCTGCGACGACCTGATGGCTTTGGAGCGCGCCGGTAAACTCGATGGGCTGCTGTCCGCCTAA
- the secB gene encoding protein-export chaperone SecB, with protein sequence MTDQPNTEAAQDQGPQFSLQRIYVRDLSFEAPKSPAIFRQEWTPSVALDLNTRQKALEGDFHEVVLTLSVTVKNGEEVAFIAEVQQAGIFLIQGLDEASMSHTLGAFCPNILFPYARETLDSLVTRGSFPALMLAPVNFDALYAQELQRMQQEGSSTVQ encoded by the coding sequence ATGACTGATCAACCGAACACCGAAGCAGCGCAAGACCAAGGCCCACAGTTTTCGCTGCAGCGCATCTATGTGCGCGACCTGTCGTTCGAAGCGCCGAAAAGCCCGGCGATCTTTCGCCAGGAATGGACCCCAAGCGTCGCGCTCGACCTGAACACCCGCCAGAAAGCCCTGGAAGGCGACTTCCACGAAGTCGTGCTGACCCTGTCGGTCACCGTCAAGAATGGCGAAGAAGTAGCCTTCATCGCTGAAGTGCAGCAGGCCGGCATCTTCCTGATCCAGGGCCTGGACGAAGCGTCCATGAGCCACACCCTGGGCGCGTTCTGCCCGAACATCCTGTTCCCGTATGCCCGCGAGACCCTGGACAGCCTGGTCACCCGTGGCTCGTTCCCGGCACTGATGCTGGCACCGGTGAACTTCGATGCCCTGTACGCCCAAGAGCTGCAGCGCATGCAACAGGAAGGCTCGTCGACGGTTCAGTAA
- a CDS encoding tRNA (cytidine(34)-2'-O)-methyltransferase: MFHVILFQPEIPPNTGNVIRLCANSGCHLHLIEPLGFDMDDKRLRRAGLDYHEYATLQRHADLASCLESLGQPRLFAFTTKGSRPFHDASFAEGDAFLFGPESRGLPADVLDALPDGHRLRLPMREGCRSLNLSNTVAVAVYEGWRQLGFK; the protein is encoded by the coding sequence ATGTTTCACGTCATCCTTTTTCAACCAGAAATTCCGCCGAATACCGGCAACGTTATCAGGCTGTGCGCCAACAGTGGCTGCCACCTGCATTTGATCGAACCGCTGGGCTTCGACATGGACGACAAACGCCTGCGCCGCGCCGGGTTGGACTACCACGAGTACGCTACCCTGCAGCGCCATGCCGACCTGGCCAGCTGCCTGGAAAGCCTGGGCCAGCCACGCCTGTTCGCCTTCACCACCAAGGGCTCGCGGCCGTTTCATGATGCCAGCTTTGCCGAGGGCGACGCGTTTCTGTTCGGCCCGGAGAGCCGCGGCCTGCCGGCCGACGTCCTCGACGCCCTGCCGGATGGCCATCGCCTGCGCTTGCCGATGCGCGAGGGCTGCCGCAGCCTGAACCTGTCCAACACCGTAGCCGTCGCCGTCTACGAAGGCTGGCGCCAACTTGGCTTCAAATAA
- the ntrC gene encoding nitrogen regulation protein NR(I), with protein sequence MSRSETVWIVDDDRSIRWVLEKALQQEGMTTQSFDSADGVMSRLARQQPDVIISDIRMPGASGLDLLARIREQHPRLPVIIMTAHSDLDSAVASYQGGAFEYLPKPFDVDEAVALVKRANQHAQEQQNQEAPPALTRTPEIIGEAPAMQEVFRAIGRLSHSNITVLINGESGTGKELVAHALHRHSPRAASPFIALNMAAIPKDLMESELFGHEKGAFTGAANLRRGRFEQADGGTLFLDEIGDMPADTQTRLLRVLADGEFYRVGGHTPVKVDVRIIAATHQNLETLVQAGKFREDLFHRLNVIRIHIPRMSDRREDIPTLARHFLSRAALELAVEPKLLKSETEEYLKNLPWPGNVRQLENTCRWITVMASGREVHISDLPPELLSLPQDSAPVTNWEQALRQWADQALARGQSNLLDSAVPAFERIMIETALKHTAGRRRDAAVLLGWGRNTLTRKIKELGMKVDGGDDDEGDDA encoded by the coding sequence ATGAGCCGTAGTGAAACTGTCTGGATCGTCGATGACGACCGTTCTATCCGCTGGGTCCTGGAGAAAGCCTTGCAACAGGAAGGCATGACCACCCAGAGCTTCGACAGCGCCGACGGCGTGATGAGCCGCCTGGCGCGCCAGCAGCCGGACGTAATCATCTCCGATATCCGCATGCCCGGCGCCAGCGGCCTGGACCTTTTGGCGCGGATCCGTGAACAGCACCCGCGCCTGCCGGTGATCATCATGACGGCGCACTCGGACCTGGACAGCGCTGTCGCGTCCTACCAGGGCGGCGCCTTTGAGTACCTGCCCAAGCCGTTCGACGTGGATGAGGCGGTGGCGCTGGTCAAGCGCGCCAACCAGCACGCCCAGGAGCAACAGAACCAGGAAGCCCCGCCGGCCCTGACCCGTACCCCGGAAATCATCGGCGAAGCGCCAGCGATGCAGGAAGTGTTTCGCGCCATCGGGCGCTTGAGCCACTCCAACATCACCGTGCTGATCAACGGCGAGTCGGGTACCGGCAAGGAGTTGGTGGCGCACGCCCTGCACCGTCACAGCCCTCGTGCAGCCTCGCCGTTCATCGCGCTGAACATGGCCGCAATCCCCAAGGACTTGATGGAGTCCGAGCTGTTCGGCCATGAAAAAGGCGCGTTCACCGGCGCGGCCAATCTGCGTCGCGGGCGCTTTGAACAGGCCGACGGCGGCACCCTGTTCCTCGATGAAATCGGCGACATGCCGGCCGATACCCAGACCCGCTTGCTGCGCGTGCTGGCCGACGGCGAGTTCTATCGCGTCGGTGGGCATACACCGGTCAAGGTGGATGTACGCATCATCGCGGCCACGCACCAGAACCTGGAAACCCTGGTGCAGGCCGGCAAATTCCGTGAAGACTTGTTCCACCGCCTCAACGTGATCCGCATCCACATCCCGCGCATGTCGGACCGCCGCGAAGACATCCCCACCCTCGCCCGCCACTTCCTCAGCCGCGCCGCCCTGGAGCTGGCCGTGGAGCCCAAGCTGCTCAAGAGCGAGACCGAGGAATACCTCAAGAACCTGCCGTGGCCGGGCAATGTGCGCCAGCTGGAGAACACCTGCCGCTGGATCACGGTAATGGCGTCCGGGCGCGAAGTGCATATCAGTGACTTGCCGCCGGAGCTGCTGAGCCTGCCGCAGGACTCGGCCCCGGTGACCAACTGGGAACAGGCGCTGCGCCAATGGGCCGACCAGGCCCTGGCACGCGGCCAGTCAAACCTGCTCGACAGCGCCGTGCCGGCGTTCGAGCGGATCATGATCGAGACCGCGCTCAAGCACACCGCCGGCCGCCGTCGCGATGCCGCCGTGCTGCTGGGCTGGGGGCGCAATACCCTGACGCGCAAGATCAAGGAGCTGGGGATGAAGGTGGATGGCGGGGATGACGACGAAGGCGACGACGCCTGA
- the glnL gene encoding nitrogen regulation protein NR(II), which translates to MTISDALHRLLLDNLTTATILLNADLRLEYMNPAAEMLLAISGQRSHGQFISELFTESAEALSSLRQAVEQAHPFTKREAMLTALTGQTLTVDYAVTPILSNGATLLLLEVHPRDRLLRITKEEAQLSKQETSKMLVRGLAHEIKNPLGGIRGAAQLLARELPEEHLKDYTNVIIEEADRLRNLVDRMLGSNKLPSLAMTNVHEVLERVCQLVEAESQGCITLVRDYDPSIPDVLIDREQMIQAVLNIVRNAMQAISSQNELRLGRISLRTRALRQFTIGHVRHRLVTKVEIIDNGPGIPAELQETIFFPMVSGRPDGTGLGLAITQNIISQHQGLIECESHPGHTTFSIFLPLEQGAPTT; encoded by the coding sequence ATGACCATCAGCGATGCACTGCACCGTTTGTTACTCGACAACCTGACCACCGCGACCATCCTGCTCAATGCCGACCTGCGCCTTGAGTACATGAACCCGGCGGCGGAAATGCTCCTGGCCATCAGCGGTCAGCGCAGCCATGGGCAGTTCATCAGCGAATTGTTCACCGAGTCGGCCGAAGCCTTGAGTTCGTTGCGCCAGGCCGTGGAGCAGGCGCACCCGTTCACCAAGCGCGAAGCGATGCTCACCGCCCTGACCGGTCAGACGTTGACCGTCGACTACGCGGTGACGCCGATCCTGAGCAATGGCGCCACCCTGCTGCTGCTTGAAGTGCACCCGCGCGACCGCCTGCTGCGCATCACCAAGGAAGAAGCGCAGCTGTCCAAGCAGGAAACCAGCAAGATGCTGGTGCGCGGCCTGGCCCATGAGATCAAGAACCCCCTGGGCGGCATTCGCGGCGCGGCGCAGTTGCTGGCCCGCGAACTGCCGGAGGAGCATCTCAAGGACTACACCAACGTCATCATCGAAGAGGCCGACCGCCTGCGCAACCTGGTGGACCGCATGCTCGGCTCCAACAAGCTGCCGTCCCTGGCCATGACCAACGTGCACGAAGTGCTGGAGCGCGTCTGCCAACTGGTCGAGGCCGAAAGCCAGGGCTGCATCACCCTGGTGCGCGACTACGACCCGAGCATTCCCGACGTGTTGATCGACCGCGAGCAGATGATCCAGGCGGTGCTCAATATCGTGCGCAACGCCATGCAGGCCATCAGCAGCCAGAACGAGTTGCGCCTGGGCCGCATCAGTCTGCGCACCCGCGCCCTGCGCCAGTTCACCATCGGCCATGTACGCCATCGCCTGGTGACCAAGGTCGAGATCATCGACAACGGCCCGGGCATCCCGGCCGAACTGCAGGAAACCATCTTCTTCCCCATGGTCAGCGGCCGCCCGGACGGTACCGGGCTGGGCCTGGCCATTACCCAGAACATCATCAGCCAGCACCAGGGCCTGATCGAATGTGAGAGCCATCCCGGCCACACCACGTTCTCGATCTTCCTGCCATTGGAACAAGGAGCCCCCACGACATGA
- a CDS encoding chorismate mutase: MKRRFVFALLFVSASASAAPPTLEPLLNSIAERLEIADQVALSKWDSKKPVEDKKREQEVIASVVAQAPSYKLDPAVAEQFFSAQIEANKLVQYTHLSDWQFQGKAPDDPRPDLVKQIRPQLDELQKRLLQQLADFTPQRTDPQCPQWLAEAVHEPLNDPLRQLAMIRATAELCIYKG, translated from the coding sequence TTGAAACGTCGATTTGTGTTCGCTCTGTTATTTGTCAGCGCCAGTGCCAGCGCCGCGCCGCCGACGCTTGAACCCTTGCTAAACAGCATCGCCGAACGCCTGGAGATCGCCGACCAGGTGGCCCTGAGCAAATGGGACAGCAAAAAGCCCGTAGAAGATAAAAAGCGCGAGCAGGAAGTGATCGCCAGCGTCGTCGCCCAAGCCCCGAGCTACAAACTGGACCCCGCCGTCGCCGAGCAGTTTTTCTCAGCGCAGATCGAGGCGAACAAACTGGTGCAATACACCCACCTGTCCGACTGGCAGTTCCAGGGCAAGGCGCCGGACGATCCGCGCCCGGACCTGGTCAAGCAGATTCGCCCGCAGCTGGATGAACTGCAAAAGCGCCTGTTGCAGCAGTTGGCCGACTTCACCCCACAGCGCACCGACCCGCAGTGTCCGCAGTGGCTGGCCGAGGCGGTGCATGAGCCACTCAATGACCCGCTGCGCCAACTGGCGATGATCCGCGCCACGGCCGAGCTGTGTATCTACAAAGGCTAG
- a CDS encoding DUF6124 family protein, producing the protein MFKPTPNPPPSVIAIDPDSDDESLLVNSFETFSSVSTLLLDLCEDLDGKHRDIALAIHQLSAMGTLMVSRMLDRQAAI; encoded by the coding sequence ATGTTCAAGCCAACCCCAAATCCACCCCCATCCGTTATCGCCATCGATCCCGACAGCGACGACGAATCCCTGCTGGTCAACAGCTTCGAAACCTTCTCCTCGGTCAGTACCTTGTTGCTGGACCTTTGCGAAGACCTGGATGGCAAGCACCGCGATATCGCACTGGCCATTCACCAACTGAGCGCCATGGGGACGCTGATGGTCAGCCGTATGCTTGACCGCCAAGCGGCCATCTGA
- the glnA gene encoding type I glutamate--ammonia ligase gives MSKSVQLIKDHDVKWIDLRFTDTKGTQHHVTMPARDALEDDFFEVGKMFDGSSIAGWKGIEASDMILLPDDSTAVLDPFTEEPTLILVCDIIEPSTMQGYDRDPRAIAHRAEEYLKSTGIGDTAFFGPEPEFFIFDSVKFKSDISGSMFKIFSEQGSWMSDQDVEGGNKGHRPGVKGGYFPVPPFDFDHEIRTSMCNALEEMGQTVEVHHHEVATAGQNEIGVKFNTLVKKADEVQTLKYCVHNVADAYGRTATFMPKPLYGDNGSGMHVHVSISKDGKNTFAGEGYAGLSDTALYFIGGIIKHGKALNGFTNPSTNSYKRLVPGFEAPVMLAYSARNRSASIRIPYVNSPKGRRIEARFPDPAANPYLAFAALMMAGLDGIQNKIHPGDAADKNLYDLPPEEAKEIPQVCGSLKEALEELDKGRAFLTKGGVFSDDFIDAYIALKSEEEIKVRTFVHPLEYELYYSC, from the coding sequence ATGTCGAAGTCGGTTCAACTCATCAAAGATCATGACGTTAAATGGATTGATCTGCGCTTCACGGACACCAAAGGTACTCAGCACCACGTGACCATGCCGGCTCGCGATGCGCTGGAAGATGACTTCTTCGAAGTCGGCAAAATGTTCGACGGTTCCTCCATCGCCGGCTGGAAAGGCATTGAAGCCTCCGACATGATCCTGCTGCCAGACGACAGCACCGCCGTACTCGACCCGTTCACCGAAGAGCCGACCCTGATCCTGGTGTGCGACATCATCGAGCCTTCGACCATGCAAGGCTATGACCGCGACCCACGCGCCATCGCCCACCGTGCCGAGGAATACCTGAAGTCCACCGGTATCGGCGACACCGCATTCTTCGGCCCGGAGCCAGAATTCTTCATCTTCGACTCGGTGAAGTTCAAATCCGACATCTCGGGCTCCATGTTCAAGATTTTCTCCGAGCAAGGCTCGTGGATGTCCGACCAGGACGTGGAAGGCGGCAACAAAGGCCACCGTCCAGGCGTGAAAGGCGGCTACTTCCCGGTTCCACCGTTCGACTTCGACCACGAAATCCGTACCTCCATGTGCAACGCACTGGAAGAAATGGGCCAGACCGTTGAAGTTCACCACCATGAGGTGGCGACTGCCGGCCAGAACGAAATCGGCGTGAAATTCAACACCCTGGTGAAGAAAGCCGACGAAGTTCAGACCCTGAAATACTGTGTGCACAACGTTGCCGACGCCTATGGCCGCACCGCCACTTTCATGCCTAAGCCGCTGTACGGCGATAACGGCTCGGGCATGCACGTTCACGTATCGATTTCCAAAGACGGCAAGAACACCTTCGCCGGCGAAGGTTATGCCGGCCTGTCCGACACCGCTCTGTACTTCATCGGCGGCATCATCAAGCACGGCAAGGCCCTGAACGGCTTCACCAACCCATCGACCAACTCCTACAAGCGTCTGGTCCCTGGTTTTGAAGCGCCGGTGATGCTGGCCTACTCGGCACGCAACCGCTCCGCCTCGATCCGCATTCCTTACGTCAACAGCCCTAAGGGCCGTCGTATCGAAGCGCGTTTCCCGGATCCGGCCGCCAACCCTTACCTGGCCTTCGCCGCCCTGATGATGGCCGGCCTGGACGGTATCCAGAACAAGATCCACCCTGGCGACGCCGCCGACAAAAACTTGTACGACCTGCCGCCTGAAGAGGCCAAAGAGATCCCACAAGTGTGCGGCAGCCTGAAAGAAGCCCTGGAAGAGCTGGACAAGGGCCGTGCGTTCCTGACCAAAGGCGGCGTGTTCAGCGACGACTTCATCGACGCTTACATCGCCCTGAAAAGCGAAGAAGAAATCAAGGTGCGCACCTTCGTACACCCACTGGAATACGAGCTGTACTACAGCTGCTGA
- the thiI gene encoding tRNA uracil 4-sulfurtransferase ThiI yields MKLIVKVFPEITIKSRPVRMRFIRQLAKNIRAVLRDLDPAVVVNGVWDNLELETRLTDAKALKDMTERLSCMPGIAHFLQVDEYALGDFDYITEKCKLHFGDSLEGKIFSVRCKRAGKHPFSSMDVEKYVGSKLRRECGAAGISLKAPQIEVRMEIRDQRLFVIHSQHDSIGGYPLGALEQTLVLMSGGFDSTVAAYQIMRRGLMSHFCFFNLGGRAHELGVMEVAHFIWKKYGSSQRVLFVSVPFEEVLGEILGKVDNSHMGVVLKRMMLRAASRIADQLQIDALVTGEAISQVSSQTLPNLSLIDCVTEKLVLRPLIASHKQDIIDLAEEIGTADFAKHMPEYCGVISVNPKTHAKRNRVEYEEQQFDMAILERALENAKMVPIDRVIDELGQDVQIEEVSEALAGQIIIDIRHPDAAEDEPLEIAGIDVQTLPFYALNARFKELDDSRQYLLYCDKGVMSRLHAHHLLSEGHANVRVYRPS; encoded by the coding sequence ATGAAATTAATCGTTAAAGTCTTCCCCGAAATCACCATCAAGAGCCGACCGGTACGGATGCGTTTCATCCGTCAGTTGGCCAAGAACATCCGTGCCGTGCTCCGCGATCTGGACCCGGCTGTGGTGGTGAATGGCGTGTGGGACAATCTCGAGCTGGAAACCCGCCTGACCGACGCCAAAGCCTTGAAGGACATGACCGAGCGCCTGAGCTGCATGCCGGGCATCGCGCATTTCCTGCAGGTAGATGAGTACGCGCTGGGCGATTTCGACTACATCACCGAAAAATGCAAATTGCACTTCGGCGACAGTCTGGAAGGCAAGATTTTTTCGGTGCGTTGCAAGCGCGCCGGCAAGCACCCGTTCAGCTCCATGGATGTGGAGAAATACGTCGGCAGCAAGCTGCGTCGCGAGTGCGGCGCCGCCGGAATTTCCCTCAAAGCACCGCAAATTGAAGTGCGCATGGAAATTCGCGACCAACGGTTGTTTGTGATCCACAGCCAGCACGACAGCATCGGCGGCTACCCGCTGGGCGCTTTGGAACAGACCCTGGTGTTGATGTCCGGCGGTTTCGATTCCACGGTCGCGGCCTACCAGATCATGCGGCGCGGCCTGATGAGCCACTTCTGCTTCTTCAACCTGGGCGGGCGTGCACACGAATTGGGCGTGATGGAAGTGGCGCACTTTATCTGGAAGAAGTACGGCAGCTCCCAACGCGTGCTATTTGTAAGCGTGCCGTTCGAAGAAGTATTGGGCGAAATTCTCGGCAAAGTCGATAACAGTCATATGGGCGTGGTTTTGAAGCGTATGATGTTGCGCGCCGCATCCCGGATCGCCGATCAATTGCAGATCGATGCGCTGGTAACCGGTGAAGCGATCTCCCAGGTGTCCAGCCAGACGCTGCCGAACCTGTCGCTGATCGACTGCGTGACCGAGAAACTGGTGCTGCGCCCTCTGATCGCCAGCCATAAACAGGACATCATCGACCTGGCAGAAGAAATCGGCACCGCCGACTTTGCCAAGCATATGCCTGAGTATTGCGGGGTCATCTCGGTGAACCCCAAGACCCACGCCAAGCGCAACCGCGTGGAGTACGAAGAACAACAGTTCGACATGGCGATTCTTGAGCGTGCGCTTGAGAACGCCAAAATGGTCCCGATCGATCGCGTCATCGACGAACTGGGCCAGGATGTGCAGATCGAAGAAGTCAGTGAAGCCCTGGCCGGCCAGATCATCATCGACATCCGTCATCCGGATGCCGCTGAAGACGAGCCGCTGGAGATTGCTGGCATCGACGTACAAACGCTGCCGTTTTATGCATTGAACGCGCGTTTCAAGGAACTGGATGACAGCCGTCAGTACCTGCTGTATTGCGACAAAGGCGTGATGAGTCGCCTGCATGCCCACCATTTGCTCAGTGAGGGGCATGCCAATGTGCGCGTTTATCGACCGAGCTAA
- the typA gene encoding translational GTPase TypA — translation MIENLRNIAIIAHVDHGKTTLVDKLLRQSGTLERNELNDERVMDSNDQEKERGITILAKNTAINWNGYHINIVDTPGHADFGGEVERVMSMVDSVLLLVDAQDGPMPQTRFVTKKAFEAGLRPIVCINKVDRPGARPDWVLDQIFDLFDNLGATEEQLDFKVVYASALNGIAGLEHTDMAEDMTPLYQSIVDNVPAPKVDRDGPFQMQISALDYNSFLGVIGVGRIARGSVKPNTPVVAIGADGKKRNGRILKLMGHHGLHRIDVEEAFAGDIVCVSGMDSLFISDTLCQPDNVEAMKPLTVDEPTVSMTFQVNDSPFCGKEGKFVTSRNIKERLDKELLYNVALRVEEGDSADKFKVSGRGELHLSVLIETMRREGFEMGVGRPEVIIRQVDGVKQEPFENVTIDTPEESQGKVMEEMGLRKGDLTNMVPDGKGRVRLEYNIPARGLIGFRNQFLTLTNGAGILTSIFDRYDTMKSGDMSGRQNGVLVSVETGKALTYSLETLQARGKLFVEHGQEIYNGQIVGLNSRDNDMGVNPTKGKKLDNMRASGKDETIALVPPVRFTLEQALEFIQDDELCEVTPKSIRLRKKILDEGERTRAAKKAKN, via the coding sequence GTGATCGAAAATCTACGTAACATCGCCATCATTGCTCACGTTGACCATGGTAAAACCACCCTGGTAGACAAACTCCTGCGTCAATCCGGCACCCTGGAGCGCAACGAGCTCAACGACGAGCGCGTGATGGACTCCAACGACCAGGAAAAAGAGCGCGGTATTACCATCCTGGCAAAAAACACCGCTATCAACTGGAACGGCTACCACATCAACATCGTGGATACCCCGGGCCACGCCGACTTCGGCGGCGAAGTAGAACGCGTAATGTCGATGGTCGACTCCGTTCTGCTGCTGGTTGACGCTCAAGACGGCCCTATGCCGCAAACCCGTTTCGTGACCAAGAAGGCTTTCGAAGCCGGCCTGCGTCCGATCGTGTGCATCAACAAGGTTGACCGTCCAGGCGCGCGTCCGGACTGGGTTCTGGACCAGATCTTCGACCTGTTCGACAACCTGGGTGCCACCGAAGAACAGCTGGACTTCAAAGTCGTCTACGCCTCGGCCCTGAACGGCATTGCCGGTCTGGAACACACCGACATGGCTGAAGACATGACCCCGCTGTACCAGTCGATCGTCGACAACGTACCGGCTCCAAAAGTTGACCGTGACGGCCCGTTCCAGATGCAAATCTCGGCACTGGACTACAACAGCTTCCTGGGTGTTATCGGCGTTGGCCGTATTGCTCGCGGCAGCGTCAAGCCGAACACCCCGGTTGTCGCTATCGGCGCCGACGGCAAGAAGCGCAACGGTCGTATCCTGAAGCTGATGGGTCACCACGGTCTGCACCGCATCGACGTTGAAGAAGCTTTCGCCGGCGACATCGTGTGCGTGAGCGGTATGGACTCGCTGTTCATCTCCGACACCCTCTGCCAACCGGACAACGTCGAGGCGATGAAGCCTCTGACCGTTGACGAGCCAACCGTTTCCATGACCTTCCAGGTGAACGACTCGCCGTTCTGCGGTAAGGAAGGCAAGTTCGTGACGTCCCGTAACATCAAGGAGCGTCTGGACAAAGAGCTGCTGTACAACGTTGCACTGCGCGTTGAAGAAGGCGACTCGGCCGACAAGTTCAAGGTCTCCGGCCGTGGTGAGCTGCACCTCTCGGTACTGATCGAAACCATGCGTCGCGAAGGCTTCGAAATGGGTGTTGGTCGTCCGGAAGTGATCATCCGTCAGGTTGACGGCGTGAAGCAGGAACCGTTCGAAAATGTCACCATCGACACCCCTGAAGAATCCCAGGGCAAGGTCATGGAAGAGATGGGCCTGCGTAAGGGCGACCTGACCAACATGGTGCCGGATGGCAAGGGCCGTGTACGTCTGGAATACAACATCCCTGCGCGTGGTCTGATCGGTTTCCGTAACCAGTTCCTGACCCTGACCAACGGTGCTGGCATCCTGACCTCGATCTTCGATCGCTACGACACCATGAAGTCCGGCGACATGTCCGGCCGTCAGAACGGTGTTCTGGTATCGGTTGAAACCGGCAAGGCGCTGACCTACTCCCTGGAAACCCTCCAGGCACGTGGCAAGCTGTTCGTAGAGCACGGTCAAGAGATCTACAACGGTCAGATCGTTGGTCTGAACAGCCGTGACAACGACATGGGCGTCAACCCAACCAAAGGCAAGAAGCTCGACAACATGCGTGCTTCGGGCAAAGACGAAACCATCGCTCTGGTTCCACCTGTTCGCTTCACCCTGGAACAGGCCCTGGAATTCATCCAGGACGATGAGTTGTGCGAAGTGACGCCTAAGTCGATCCGCCTGCGTAAGAAGATCCTGGACGAAGGCGAGCGTACCCGCGCTGCCAAGAAAGCCAAGAACTGA
- a CDS encoding YkgJ family cysteine cluster protein: protein MKPQLIAAAELDRLETWQKYSAHMCGGCVSSCCTLPVEVKIKDLIRIGIVDEFERGDPPKNIAKRLQKEGIVERYNNKSEIFTLQRMSNNDCLYLDRKTRFCTIYDKRPDTCRNHPKIGPRPGYCAYKPKEVVRETNFKTLDKF, encoded by the coding sequence ATGAAGCCTCAACTGATCGCCGCCGCGGAACTCGACCGTCTCGAGACCTGGCAGAAATATTCCGCCCACATGTGCGGCGGCTGCGTGTCCAGCTGCTGCACGCTGCCGGTCGAAGTGAAGATCAAGGACCTGATCCGCATCGGCATCGTCGATGAGTTCGAGCGCGGCGACCCGCCAAAGAACATCGCCAAGCGTTTGCAGAAGGAAGGCATCGTCGAGCGCTACAACAACAAATCCGAGATTTTTACCCTGCAGCGCATGAGCAACAATGATTGCCTGTACCTGGATCGTAAGACGCGCTTTTGCACTATTTATGACAAGCGCCCGGATACCTGCCGCAATCACCCCAAGATCGGACCACGGCCGGGGTATTGCGCGTACAAGCCCAAGGAAGTGGTGCGCGAGACCAACTTCAAGACCCTCGATAAGTTCTGA